The Planctomycetota bacterium genomic sequence GCGGGCCGCACGTGTCGTTCGACGGTGGCCGATCTTGGGCCGACCGACGCGATGGCATGCTCACGCCGGCGCCCGGCAACTTCGGCCACCCCTACGCCGTCGAGACGGTCCTCTTCGACCCGAGCGACACCACAAGCCAAACGCTGCTCGCGTTCGGCGGCGATCATCGCGAGCTCAAGTTCTCCAATCCGAATCAGACCCAGAACTACGGCTTCATCTGGCGTTCGACGGACTCGGGGCAAACGTGGTCGGTCATCACCGATCTCGACGCGAACATCGTAGCCGCGGACTACGTCGGCGGAAGCTCCGACCAGCTGTGGGTCGCCGCCTTTGAGAAGGTCTACCGAAGCACGGGTGATGGTGCTGGCGCATCATGGCTCGTTAAGAACAACGGACTGCCCGCAATGAACAGCGACGTGCGCCTCACCGGCATCGTCGGCCACCCGACCGATCCGGACGTTGCCCTCTTGACCATCGGCGTGCGTCAGACATCGAGTGAGAAGGCAGACCTCGGCGGCATCTTCAAGACGACCGACGGCGGCGACAACTGGATCCGTGTCGAGGCCGGTGTGACGGCTGGCAACAACCCACCCGAGTTCCGCCACATCGACATCAGCAGTGATGGCAACACCGTCTGGGCGAGCGACATCAACTGGGGCCAAAGCAAAGGACTCTGGCGAAGCACCGACGGCGGCGACACCTGGACGCATGTCCTGACGCAGGCCAACGCACCGCAACTCATTTTCGGCGGCACACCCATGACGACCGGCAGCGCCATCGGTGCCTGGTGGGTCGAGATCGATCCCAACGATAGCGACCGCGTCTACGCCGGCACCAGCGGTTTCGTCATTCGCACCGAAGACGGCGGCACCACGTGGAAAGACGTCGTCAATCAACGCGACGACAACTCCACCCGATTCCGCAGCAACGGCTACACCGGCTACGTCGCAAACAACTTCGAGGTCAGCCCCTATGACTCAAGCCTCCACGTCGCGCAGGGCTGGGATCGGCTGCTCTCCGGCATCAGCCGAGACGATGGCTTTTACTGGGAGATCGGCCAACCTGGCCTGCCCGACTTCAACGGCGGACGCGACGTCGCATTCGCACCCAATGGTCTGCTCTTCGCTGCCCTTGGCCAGACGGGTAACACGTCGCAGCACGTCGCCCGCAGCACCGACAGCGGACAAACGTGGGAGATTCTCGCCAGTCCGATCGGTGCGCTTGGCGTCGCGGACAGCGTGCACGTCAGTCCGATCAATCCTGCAGAGGCCTGGGTTGTCATCGACGGCACGCTCTATCGCTCGATCAATGCCGACGCTCCCGCGGCCGACGTGACGTGGAAAGTCCGCGACATCAACGGCCTCACGGTCGAGTCGATCTGGCCCACAACGGACACGCCAAGCAGCTTCCAGGGTGACGACTTCTACATCGTCACAGAGGACGGCGTCTATCACACGAACAACGGCGGCTGGGCCGTCACGCGCGTCGGCGGGACCGATTCGATCAATCCGAGTGAGCGCGTCCGCCTCTCTGTGCCGAATGACAACAGCGGCGAGCTGTGGGCGTCATCGAACGGCGTCGGCGCGTTCTTCTTCGACGGCACGAGCTGGTCCGAAGTCGACCTGCCCGGCAATGCTGACAAGTGGGCCAAAGACGTCGCCGTCGACCCGACCAATCCCGACCGCATCGCGATTGCGACGGGCCAAGACCCGTACGTCACGGTTCGCGAAGGCACCGGCATCTGGATCACCCAAGACGGCGGCAAGACGTGGTCGAACGAGAACGGCTCACTGCCGCTCGTCAACGTCAACACCGTTGATTTCACACCGAATGCCGATCGGCTCGTCATCGGTACAAGCGGCCGGGGCTTCTTCGTCTCCGAGCTGGATCGCACTGAGCCAGGCACACAGGCGGAGCTGCTCAACGTCGGCGCTGCCGGAGGTCGGCAGTTCGAAGTCGGCACCAATTCGGCTGCCGAGGGTGAACGATTCATCGAGGTGCCTGCCGGCAGCGGGGACAACTGGAATCGCAACGCAGACGCCCCTGTTGCCAAGTTCTACTTCGAGCTGACGGCGCCTGAGTCCCAAGTCTCTTTCCGAGGGCGTGTGCAGACACCACTCGGCGGCAACGACGACTCGTTCTTTGTTCGCGTCAATCAAGGGCCGTGGCAGCTTTGGGACACGCCGCAGAACACGACAGGCTGGTCTTGGGGTGCCATTCAGGATCGCGGTGCATCGGATCCCTTCGCGGTCTCACTCGACGTGGGCTTGCACGTTCTGGAGTTCAAGCACCGCGAAGACGGGACCCGCCTCGACGCGGTTGATGTCATCATCAGCACGCCGGGCACCGGTACCTCCACGTCAGAACCGGGGCTGCGCGATGACCGCCTCTTCTCGGAAGACCCAATCGCTCAGGCGACGTTCACTCCCAACGCGTACGCGACCCTGTTCGAATCGAGCGATGAGGACGACGTCCCCTAAGGCAGCTTCGTGCCACGCGCTGCGAGATGGACGCGGTACCAGTCGGTGTGCGAGAGATCGACATCGACCGCTTTCGCGGCGGCCGTGATGCGTCCTGGCTTGCTGGTACCGAGGATTGGGACGATGCCCGCCGGGTGCTTCAGCAGGAAGGCGAGTGCGATGTTGGACCTGATCGTGTCGTAGCTGTCAGCGAGCTCGTCGAGCACGGACTGGACTCTATGAACCTGTTCGTCACCACCGGAATCGACACCGTCACCCAGCTTGCCGCGTCCGACAGGGCCATAGGCGAGCGGCGTCACCTTGCGGGCCTGGCATTGGTCGAGCAGGCCGTCGTCCATGTGCGCCGGGTCGAGCGCGTGCAGCAGAATCTGATGGCTCTCGAGCCGCACGCCTTCCGCGGCACACGCGTCGGCGACGAGATCGAATGTCTCGCTGCGGAAGTTGCTCAGCCCGAAGTGGAGCACCTTGCCGGCATCCCGAAGCTCCCGCAGGACACCCGCGATCTCGCCCGCGTCGAGCAGCAGGTCGGGGCGATGAAGCTGGTACAGATCGATCCGGTCTGTCGCGAGGCGTCGCAGTGAAGCGTCGACGCTCCGACGGATGTAGTCGGCCGACAGGTCGTAGCGGGGCGGGTCGCCAGGGCGCGGTTGGTCCGCGAAGACGACGCCGCACTTGGTTGCGATTTGAATGCCACCGCGGTGCTGCGGATGGTCGCGCAACCAGTCGCCGAAGACGCGCTCGCACTCGGTCTGGCAGTAAATGTCCGCGTGGTCGAACAGCGTGATTCCGCAATCGAGCGCTGCCTCGACGCAGGCGTGCGCGTTCGCAACTCGCGTCGCGTCCACCTCGGCGGGCGACCACGTGTTGAGGTAGCTCATGCAGCCGTAGGCCAACCGCGACACGGCCACGTCCGTCGCACCGAGTAGCTGAGATTGCATCCGCCGACGGTAGCGGCAGCAGCGGGTCGGCTCTCAGCGTGTCGCCTGGAAGACGCCCACCGATTTGCATTGCAGTCCGAAGTCGGATTGTTACCTTGACCGCACTGCGCTCGGAGCGCTGGCCCGGGCACCACACGGGCTTGAGAGAGAGACTACAGATGCACAAGCACACCTTCGCGGCGATGGCCGCTGTCGCCGTCTCCGCCACGGCAGCTTCGGCCGTCGTCACCGTGACGACCGATCCGGCCGACGTCACGGCTGACTTCTTCCAGGACTTTGCCGGTGTTCCCGACGAAGACTTCACCTTCGCGCTCAACGCCGGCAGCGTCGACTTGAATCCGACGTTGCCGCTGACGATCTCGGTCGTCGGCAACTCGACATTCGGACGCGATGTAGAGATCGCGAATGAAGCGCTTGAGCTGTTCCTCATTCCGCCGACCGCCTCGGGCTTCCCTGAGATCACGTTCACCTTCGATGAGCCGATCCTCGCCTTCGGTGCGGACTTCTTCGACAACGCGCCGCCGTTTTCGTCGGAGATAATCGTCGACGGGCAGACGTTCGCGTTATCGCCCGGCTTCCTGGGCTTCGTGAGCGACACGCCGTTCACCGAGATCACGTTTGTCGAGAATGGCTTCGACGCCTTCATCCTCGACGACATCGCGATCACCTTCGTTCCCGAGCCGACCAGTGCGGCGGTGCTGGGTCTTGCCGGTCTGGCAGGGCTTCGCCGGCGACGCTGACTTGTCGGTTCAAGCAGCCGCACTCGGTACGACTCGCCCGGAGTCGATGTGGTACGCTCGCGAGGCATGGCGGACGAGATGTCGAGCGATCGCCAAGGTTCCGACGCCGAGCCGGATGTCGAAGCCGTCGTGGACAAGGTCCGCGAGATCGCCTCGCGCCTGATGCGACGCGAGCGCGGCGATCACACGCTCCAGACCACCGCCCTAGTCAACGAAGCCTTCCTGAAACTGCACGGCGATCGCAAGACGCAATGGCGGCCGACGGTGCAGTTCTACAGCGCTGCGGCCGAGGCGATGCGACGTGTGCTGGTCGATCACGCCCGCAGCCGACTCGCAGAAAAGCGTGGCGGGCAGACGGATGACGGCGGTCGACGCGTCAGCCGACGTGTCTCGCTGGACGTCGCCGAGCTGGCCTCAGGCGATGACCCCGCTGCCGTGCTCGACGTCGAGGAGGCGATCGAGTCGCTGGCTAACGTCGACGCCGACGCGGCTCAGGTCGTTCGCCTCCGCGTCTACGCCGGCATGAGCGTGGCCGAGGTCGCGACGGCACTAGCCACGTCCGAGCGGACCGTCGCTCGCGAGTGGTCCTTTGCCAAAGCCTGGCTGTACGAGCGGCTCTCTAACGACGACAACCCTCGCCGCTAGGCGAGGGTTGCCCCTGAGAAATCCTGGGTTGGATGAGCGTCTCAAGCGCGCTGCTGACGACGCAGCACGAGCAAGCTGCCGCCCGCGATCAGCCCAAGGGCAGAGGTCGGCTCGGGAACGATGACGGTCAGTTCCGCACCACCGCCGCCGACGTTCTCGCGCGATGCGAAGACGGGTCGGATCGGGCTGTTCGACCCGGTGTTACCCGTCAGGATGAAGGTGATTGCGTCGTTCGTGTCGCCGTTGATCAGCGGCAGCAGTGGCGTGGCGTCGATCGTGAAAGTGATCGTGTTGCCGTCGCCCAGCTGCGCCCCGGCGATTTCCGATCCCGTCGGCGAGAAGGAGCCGACGAGGACGGTCTCCGAAGCGACGACGGCTGAAGCGACGGCCGACGTGCTGCCGCTCGTCAGGTTCGACGGTGCGTTGTTCCACGTCAGGCCGGACTCGGACCACGTGTCTTCGCCGGCAACGCCGTCGTTGATGGCGTAGATGTTGATCGGACTGCCGCCCGAGGCGGTGTTGGTGAACGAGAAGTCAAACGAGAGCTCCGCATCGACCGCCGTCCCGACGACGGTCGACAGGTCGAATCGGACGTACGCCTTGCGGGCGAAGCTCAGATCGTTGCCAGGAAGTACGAGAAGGTTCTGGGCGGTGGTTCCGTTTTGACTGCTGTTCGCGTTGCTGCCGCCGCGGATGAAGGCATCGGCTTCGGGCTGCAAGACGGCGGCCTGGCCAGTGCTGCCGACGACGGCGACGACCAGCGAGGCGACAAGAGACGGGATGAGACGGTTTCGAATGGGCATCGGCTTCCTCCGGTGTGATTGCGGTCAGAGTGGCTCGCGGGAGACATTCTTTGAACGTTCGTGAAGCTACCCCGTCCGGCCGACGTCGCCATGCAATATGTCGTAGATTCTTTTCGATGCAGCGCAAAGCCATCGTGCCCGGTCCCACGATCGCGACGACCAACGCCGCCAGGGTGGTCACCCTCATGGACTGCATCCACGACTACGGCCGGCGAGCCCTGGAAGGCATTGCCCGCTTCGGCAACACGCAGGGCGGCTGGACGCTCGAACTGCACCACGAAGATCAGATCCACCAACGCCTGCCACCCATCGCCGACAATGTCGTCGGCATCATCGCGCACGCCTTTCGGCCCAAGCTGATCGACGCGATTCGCCGGACCGGCCTGCCCGCGGTCAACACGTCGTCGGTCCTTCATCGCACTGGCTTGCCGACGGTCATCCCCGACAACGACGCGATCGGCGTCACCGCGGCCGACGATCTGGTCCGCCGCGGCTTCCATCGGCTCATGACGTTCGTTCACCCGCGCTGGTTCCACAGTGTCCAGCGTGCGGCCGCCTTTGAACGGACGGCTCGGAGTTCCGGAGCCTCGGTGGTCACTGTCGAACTCACGTCGATCCAACGCGCTGAAGACGACATCGCGACCGCACTCGCAGACTCGCCGACCCCGCTCGGCGTTTTCGCCGGCTCAGATGGGATGGCCGTCTTCGCGGTGCGGCAGTGTCTGCACCTTGGGCTGAGCATGCCGGAGCAGGTCGCGGTGCTGGGCGTGGACAACGACAGCCTGACGACACGAATGATGTCGCCCAGCATCAGCAGCGTCGAACTTCCGTGGGAGAAGCTTGGCTACGAAGCGGCTGCGCGGCTGCATCGCCTCTTGCAGGGCGAAACCGACGACGACGGACCGCAGCTGATTCCGCCGACCGGCGTCGTGACGCGGCAGACGACGGACGGCGTGAGCGTCGCCGACGGCGCTGTCGCCTCTGCGATCGCCTTCATTCGCCAGCGTCTGACGGTCCCGTTCACGCTCGATGACCTCGCCGCCGAAGTCGCGCTTTCCAGGCGCTCGCTCGAACTTCGCTTCAAGAAAGCGACCGGCCGAACGCTTCAGGGCTACCTGACTGAAGCACGCATCGAGCGGGCCAAGCAGCTTCTGAC encodes the following:
- a CDS encoding ECF-type sigma factor is translated as MADEMSSDRQGSDAEPDVEAVVDKVREIASRLMRRERGDHTLQTTALVNEAFLKLHGDRKTQWRPTVQFYSAAAEAMRRVLVDHARSRLAEKRGGQTDDGGRRVSRRVSLDVAELASGDDPAAVLDVEEAIESLANVDADAAQVVRLRVYAGMSVAEVATALATSERTVAREWSFAKAWLYERLSNDDNPRR
- a CDS encoding aldo/keto reductase; translation: MQSQLLGATDVAVSRLAYGCMSYLNTWSPAEVDATRVANAHACVEAALDCGITLFDHADIYCQTECERVFGDWLRDHPQHRGGIQIATKCGVVFADQPRPGDPPRYDLSADYIRRSVDASLRRLATDRIDLYQLHRPDLLLDAGEIAGVLRELRDAGKVLHFGLSNFRSETFDLVADACAAEGVRLESHQILLHALDPAHMDDGLLDQCQARKVTPLAYGPVGRGKLGDGVDSGGDEQVHRVQSVLDELADSYDTIRSNIALAFLLKHPAGIVPILGTSKPGRITAAAKAVDVDLSHTDWYRVHLAARGTKLP
- a CDS encoding substrate-binding domain-containing protein; this encodes MQRKAIVPGPTIATTNAARVVTLMDCIHDYGRRALEGIARFGNTQGGWTLELHHEDQIHQRLPPIADNVVGIIAHAFRPKLIDAIRRTGLPAVNTSSVLHRTGLPTVIPDNDAIGVTAADDLVRRGFHRLMTFVHPRWFHSVQRAAAFERTARSSGASVVTVELTSIQRAEDDIATALADSPTPLGVFAGSDGMAVFAVRQCLHLGLSMPEQVAVLGVDNDSLTTRMMSPSISSVELPWEKLGYEAAARLHRLLQGETDDDGPQLIPPTGVVTRQTTDGVSVADGAVASAIAFIRQRLTVPFTLDDLAAEVALSRRSLELRFKKATGRTLQGYLTEARIERAKQLLTETDRAMPDIAESSGFTNASYFATAFRKHASTTPTAFRARHRLG
- a CDS encoding DNRLRE domain-containing protein, with protein sequence MPIRNRLIPSLVASLVVAVVGSTGQAAVLQPEADAFIRGGSNANSSQNGTTAQNLLVLPGNDLSFARKAYVRFDLSTVVGTAVDAELSFDFSFTNTASGGSPINIYAINDGVAGEDTWSESGLTWNNAPSNLTSGSTSAVASAVVASETVLVGSFSPTGSEIAGAQLGDGNTITFTIDATPLLPLINGDTNDAITFILTGNTGSNSPIRPVFASRENVGGGGAELTVIVPEPTSALGLIAGGSLLVLRRQQRA
- a CDS encoding PEP-CTERM sorting domain-containing protein (PEP-CTERM proteins occur, often in large numbers, in the proteomes of bacteria that also encode an exosortase, a predicted intramembrane cysteine proteinase. The presence of a PEP-CTERM domain at a protein's C-terminus predicts cleavage within the sorting domain, followed by covalent anchoring to some some component of the (usually Gram-negative) cell surface. Many PEP-CTERM proteins exhibit an unusual sequence composition that includes large numbers of potential glycosylation sites. Expression of one such protein has been shown restore the ability of a bacterium to form floc, a type of biofilm.), which codes for MHKHTFAAMAAVAVSATAASAVVTVTTDPADVTADFFQDFAGVPDEDFTFALNAGSVDLNPTLPLTISVVGNSTFGRDVEIANEALELFLIPPTASGFPEITFTFDEPILAFGADFFDNAPPFSSEIIVDGQTFALSPGFLGFVSDTPFTEITFVENGFDAFILDDIAITFVPEPTSAAVLGLAGLAGLRRRR